CAACATCACAACGATGTCGTGCTCATGAGCAATACGTGACAGGGTAGGGATGTCTTGCACTTCCATAGTGATAGAACCAGGCGATTCAGTAAACAGCACCTTAGTATTAGGTTGAATCAGATCTCGGATACCTTCACCAATCATTGGATCATAGTAAGTGGTTTCCACACCAAGCTTTTTCAGCATGATATTACAAAAATCACGAGTGGGTTCGTAACAGGTATCAACCATCAAAACATGGTCACCGGTGCTGACAAACGACAAAATAGAGTTGGTGATGGCGGCTGCTCCGCAAGGGAATAGTGCGCATCCTGCGCCACCTTCCAGTTCAACCATCGCTTCTTGAAGCGCAAAGTGCGTGGTGGTGCCTCGACGTCCATAAAAAAGCGCTTTATTGGCACGATTGACGGTGGCTTGATGTTTTTGAGCTACAGAATCAAATACAACGGTGGAAGCGCGCTGTACCGGTGGGTTAACCACGCCTTGTGTCCATTTTTTATTGCGGCCTGCGGTGACAAACTGTGTCTTCTTACCTTCTGACATTGGCTGTCCTTGTCTAACTAATGATGTAAAACATGGGCGGCTTCAAGGCCGACCCATCTGAAAAATTACAGCAGTGGACTAAAGAGATAGAACAGTCGTTCTTTAAAGCGATGTCCTAGGGAGCGTTGTTTCCATTGCTTAGCATCAATCGTTTTGGATTGACGCATATAGTCGCACTGTTGCCAGTAGAGCTGTTTGGTAAATTGTTCATCATCGACAGCAAGGGTCAACTCAAAATTGAGCCACAGGCTACGCATATCGATGTTAACGGTACCGATTAAGCAGAATTTCTGGTCGATCACAACCGATTTAGTATGCAGCAGGCCCCCATGAAATTCATGAATTCGAACGCCTGCCAGCATCAGTTCTTCATAGAACGCACGTGATGCCCACTGCACCATGTAAGAGTCATTTTTTTCTGGCAAGATAATGTCAACGGATACCCCGCGCTGCGCGGTCATCTTGATGGTGGCAAGAAGATCGGCGCTAGGAACAAAGTAAGGCGTTGTAATACAAACCGATTTCCTAGCCTGATGCATCGCCAGCGTGAGCACTTGAGAAATTAAGTTTTCTGGCATGCCAGGGCCTGATGGCACCACCTGAATCGGATGATGATGTTCAAGCGGATCAAGCTGACACTCAGGAATCGCGGGTAGGCGACGTTCTCCAGTCTCAAATTCCCAGTCCCAAGCATGAATGGCAGACAGCACATTGACCGTGGGTCCCGTCACTCTCACAAACACATCGATCCACTGTCCCACGCCCGAGTCTTGCTTGAAGTAGGCAGGGTCGACCATATTCATTGACCCTGTATACGCAATTTTTTCATCAATCACAATGATTTTTCTGTGCTGACGTAGATCCAATCGATTTAAGAAAATGCGCAATACGTTGACATGCATGACTTCGACTAAGTGAATATCTGCCTCACGCATCATATTGACCCAGTGACTACGAAAGAAGCGAGCACTGCCTGCGGAATCGAGAAGTAGCTTTACCTCCACACCTCGTCTAGCGGCACGGATTAATGCCGATGCCACTGCATCAGTAAGTCCACCGGGGTGCCAGATATAAAACACCATGTAAATACTCGTTTGTGCCGATTCAATATCTTTGATGACGGAATTGAGAATATCACTAGGCGAATTCTGCAGAGTCAGAGTGTTACCGCTTAATGCTGGGATGCCCATTCGATGGTTACACAACTCATCTATTTTAGTGATGTGAGCACCCATACCTTGTGGATTATGCGCTTGGCAATCCATAAGGGAGCGAAACCATTGCTCAAAAGGTGCGAACATGACTTTTGCTCGCTCAGCACGTTTTCTTCCGAGGTTCAGTTCGCCAAATAAGAAGTAACAGAGCACGCCCACGATAGGAATGATGTAGATAATCATCAACCATGAGAGAGAAACACTGACGGCCTTGCGTTTTAGTACCACTCGCAAAGTTACCCCAGCCACTAACAGCCAGTATATTCCAATGCCAACTAAAGTAAGTATGTGATAAATCTGTTCCATGCGTCACTGTTCTGAAAGTGTTCAACTCTGTGATAGTAAAGCGAATGCGTAAGCATAGGAAGAGCGCTGCCATGTTTTCTTACCATTCTTATACAAACTTTGTTTTTTCCAGTAAATATTTTGATTGGGAACGCATTCAATAGTGTTTAGATGCGTGTTATTAGCGTGATTATCACTCGTTATATTCGCACGAAAGAGGTGTAGACAATTATGGTTGAAATGGGGAAATGGCGAGAGGGTAATGCATGATATGAGCAAAAAAACAGCACTTAAACATTAAAAGCGCGGCTAATGCAGGAATTTACACTGTTCGGGCTTCCAATTTTAGCGGCTAACTGGTCTACTTGCCATATTAACGGTGCCACTTCACTTTTTAAAAGGTGTAAATAAAAATATACACATAAAATTTTGGCACACCATTCCACACAACATATTTGGTATACACATATGGCGAGTAGTTCAAGAAGCCAATTTAGTTCGAGATTTGGATTTATCATGGCGGCTGCTGGGTCGGCAGTCGGTTTGGGTAACGTTTGGGGGTTCCCAACGCAAGCAGCAAGTAATGGTGGGGCGGTCTTTTTGATTGTCTACTTATGCATGGTGTTTTTGCTTGCTTATCCTATGTTAGTGGCAGAGATGACCATTGGGCGTTATGGACAATCTAATGCGATTCGTTCGTTTCGTGCCGGCTGGCCGAAGGGACAACTCGGCGCAATTTTACTGGGTATTGTTGGCCTAGTGGTGGTATCACTTATTTTGAGCTTCTACGCGATTGTTGCCGGTTGGCTGATGGGGTCGTTTGCAGATAGCGGAATGAATTTGTTTGGTATTCACGACCACAGTCATTGGTTAACTACCTTTAGTACTTCGCGTAACTTGATTCTTATGGTGACCTTTATGTTACTTACCATGTACGTGGTACGTAATGGGGTGGCTGATGGTATCGAGAAATGGTCAACTCGGTTAATGCCATTGTTGTTCATTCTCTTTTTCGTCCTAACGGCGTATATATTTACGCAAGATGGAGCGATGGAAGGTTTGAAGATGTATCTCATCCCAGACTTATCGCACCTAACGCCAGAATTGTGTGTAAGCGCCATGGGACAAGCGTTCTTCTCTCTTTCGCTCGGGGTGTGCGTTATGACAACGTACGGCTCTTATTTAAAGAAAGACGCCAATATTCCTAAAACGGCTGCTCAAGTTGCGTTGATTGATACCGGTGTGGCTTTCACCGCAGGTTTGATGGTATTACCTGCTATGTTCGTAGCAAAACAGAATGGCGTGCAAATTTTTTCTGATACTGGAGCACTGCTTAACTCGGATACATTGGTGTTTGATGTACTGCCTGCCATGTTCAATACCATGGGGATTGTCGGTGCATTGGTTGGTGCGATTTTCTTCTTACTGATGATCATTGCTGCGCTAACTTCATCCATTTCAATGTTAGAAGTGCCAGTGTCATGTGCGACAGAGGAGCTAAAACTGAGTCGTAACAAAGCGGTATTATTGATTGGTGGTTTGATTACCTTAGTTTCAGCTATCGTCGTTGTTAATTTCTCTGATTTATTTGGTTTAGTTGTTACCTTTACCACGGTTTATTCACAACCTATCATCGCCCTCTTGATTACGTTGATTGTGGGCTGGATCTGGAACCGTAACCAAATCCTTGGCGAGTTAAAACAAGGTTGTCCTGATATTGAGCAGGGTTGGTTCTGGAAAATATGGCCATGGTATGTGCGCGTGGTTTGTCCAATTTTAATGTTGCTTGTGTTCTTTGCTTAAGAACTGCGCATTAAAGAGAAAAAGCTGCCGATGAGGCAGCTTTTTTTATGGCTGACTTACTGACCTTTTAGGCGACATAGGTATAATTGGCAGCCTATTACAGAGAGGTCTTATGTTTGATATCGTCTACACTCATGCGGATTTTGTGTTAATCAACAAACATCCAAACGTCTCCGTTCATAAAGACGATGGCGATGTAATGTTGTTGCAAGAAGTGGCCGCAGCTACGGGAGATGAACATCTTTACCTCGTACATCGACTCGATAAGATGACCTCTGGATTGTTACTGCTGGCGCGCAGTGCAGAAGCGGCCAGTTTGCTTTCTGGCTTGTTTGCACAACGTGCAATGCAGAAGTTTTATTTGGCCATTGGCAGTAAAAAACCGAAGAAAAAGCAAGGATTGGTCAGTGGCGATATGGAACGGTCGCGCCGTTCTGCGTGGAAGCTTGTCACAACGCAGAATAATCCAGCCATCACGCAATTTCTCTCTGCGGCTGGCGAACCTGGTGAACGACTGTTTATTTGTAAGCCCTATACCGGTAAAACGCATCAGATTCGAGTGGCCCTCAAATCCGTGGGGTCAGCGATTTTGGGCGACCCAATTTATAACCCAACGAGCCAAGCTGACCGTGGTTACTTACACGCATTCGCGATGCGTTTTGATTACCAAGGAGAGACGCTCTCTTTTGTTTGTGATCCAAGGCAATTCACCGCGTGCGGTAGTAAATGGCAGGAATCGACAGTGAGCCAAGGAATTGATGCATGGTTATCGCCTTGGGAACTTAATTGGCCAACGTTAAAAGTATTTTCAAAATAAGGACCCTTTATGCAGGATCTTTCCTCTACTGATGCCGGAATGCAGGTCAGCGCATTACCTGCTTTTTTCAGCCATGTTACTCAGCAGCTTGCCACAATGACTGATGAAGTGAGACGTCTATTTCATGGTCGTGGTCGCCAATGGCCGGGGTTAGAGCAATTAACCTGTGATTGGTTAGGTGGGCAATTGGTCGTCAACTTGTTTAAACCTGTTGATGATGAGTTTATGCAAGCGCTCGTCATGGGCTTAGTGTCATTGAGTGAGAGCGAGCAGTGGCAGACGGTGCAAGGCACGTCAATGACGGTTCAACATCGTTATGCCGATGGTGCGCCAGCGCAGGTGGTCGTGGGAGAACTAGAGTCTCGCCCTGTTGTGGTGGAAAACGGTTTGCAATACCAACTTGATTTGGGCCGTAACCAAAATATGGGCCTGTTTTTAGACATGCGCTTGGGTCGTCAATGGGTTCAAGAGCATGCCAAACAGAAAAATGTTCTTAACTTATTTTCGTACACTTGTGGTTTTTCTGTTGCGGCGATTGCTGGTGGGGCGGACCAAGTGATCAATGTTGATATGGCGAAAGCGTCGTTGTCAAAAGGACGAGAGAATCATCGTCTTAATGATCATAACCTGAATCAAGTGAAATTTTGGGCACACGATATTTTCAAATCGTGGGGCAAAATTAAGAAAAGCGGCCCTTATGATTTGATCATTATCGACCCACCATCGTTTCAAAAGGGCAGTTTTGCACTCACTAAGGATTATCAAAAGATTTTACGCCGTTTACCCGATTTACTCAGTGAACAAGGGGAGGTGTTAGCGTGCGTCAACTCACCTGCGGTTCGAGAAGATTTTCTTATTGATGGCATGGCCGAACAAGCGCCAGAGTTAACATTCCGTCGTCGATTAGACAATCCAGTTGAGTTCGCTGATATTGATGATCAGGCTGCGTTAAAAGTATTGCTGTTTAGCCGCTAAGCGGAAACGGCAGTTGCGCCGACCAATACATTCTCGCTGAAACAGCATCTTGAGGTTACTTGGGTATAGTATAAAAATACGACGATAAAAAACGCCGATTCTACTGTAGAGTCGGCGCTTTCTTATGGTCGTTCCCTTAGACCAATCACTATCTATCGCTACGCTGGGGATCAACGCTTAAACAGCAACTTGAGGTTACTTGGGGATATACCG
This genomic window from Vibrio tritonius contains:
- the cls gene encoding cardiolipin synthase, which gives rise to MEQIYHILTLVGIGIYWLLVAGVTLRVVLKRKAVSVSLSWLMIIYIIPIVGVLCYFLFGELNLGRKRAERAKVMFAPFEQWFRSLMDCQAHNPQGMGAHITKIDELCNHRMGIPALSGNTLTLQNSPSDILNSVIKDIESAQTSIYMVFYIWHPGGLTDAVASALIRAARRGVEVKLLLDSAGSARFFRSHWVNMMREADIHLVEVMHVNVLRIFLNRLDLRQHRKIIVIDEKIAYTGSMNMVDPAYFKQDSGVGQWIDVFVRVTGPTVNVLSAIHAWDWEFETGERRLPAIPECQLDPLEHHHPIQVVPSGPGMPENLISQVLTLAMHQARKSVCITTPYFVPSADLLATIKMTAQRGVSVDIILPEKNDSYMVQWASRAFYEELMLAGVRIHEFHGGLLHTKSVVIDQKFCLIGTVNIDMRSLWLNFELTLAVDDEQFTKQLYWQQCDYMRQSKTIDAKQWKQRSLGHRFKERLFYLFSPLL
- a CDS encoding sodium-dependent transporter produces the protein MASSSRSQFSSRFGFIMAAAGSAVGLGNVWGFPTQAASNGGAVFLIVYLCMVFLLAYPMLVAEMTIGRYGQSNAIRSFRAGWPKGQLGAILLGIVGLVVVSLILSFYAIVAGWLMGSFADSGMNLFGIHDHSHWLTTFSTSRNLILMVTFMLLTMYVVRNGVADGIEKWSTRLMPLLFILFFVLTAYIFTQDGAMEGLKMYLIPDLSHLTPELCVSAMGQAFFSLSLGVCVMTTYGSYLKKDANIPKTAAQVALIDTGVAFTAGLMVLPAMFVAKQNGVQIFSDTGALLNSDTLVFDVLPAMFNTMGIVGALVGAIFFLLMIIAALTSSISMLEVPVSCATEELKLSRNKAVLLIGGLITLVSAIVVVNFSDLFGLVVTFTTVYSQPIIALLITLIVGWIWNRNQILGELKQGCPDIEQGWFWKIWPWYVRVVCPILMLLVFFA
- a CDS encoding TIGR01621 family pseudouridine synthase: MFDIVYTHADFVLINKHPNVSVHKDDGDVMLLQEVAAATGDEHLYLVHRLDKMTSGLLLLARSAEAASLLSGLFAQRAMQKFYLAIGSKKPKKKQGLVSGDMERSRRSAWKLVTTQNNPAITQFLSAAGEPGERLFICKPYTGKTHQIRVALKSVGSAILGDPIYNPTSQADRGYLHAFAMRFDYQGETLSFVCDPRQFTACGSKWQESTVSQGIDAWLSPWELNWPTLKVFSK
- a CDS encoding class I SAM-dependent methyltransferase, whose translation is MQVSALPAFFSHVTQQLATMTDEVRRLFHGRGRQWPGLEQLTCDWLGGQLVVNLFKPVDDEFMQALVMGLVSLSESEQWQTVQGTSMTVQHRYADGAPAQVVVGELESRPVVVENGLQYQLDLGRNQNMGLFLDMRLGRQWVQEHAKQKNVLNLFSYTCGFSVAAIAGGADQVINVDMAKASLSKGRENHRLNDHNLNQVKFWAHDIFKSWGKIKKSGPYDLIIIDPPSFQKGSFALTKDYQKILRRLPDLLSEQGEVLACVNSPAVREDFLIDGMAEQAPELTFRRRLDNPVEFADIDDQAALKVLLFSR